The genomic DNA TACGCTGGGCATCGCGGGATTGTAACGTTCGTAAAGTATCCAAGTACAAATGCTTCAAATATTATATCGGTGGCTTGTTTGCGGTAAAATTATGCGCAGACACGGCATTTCATAAGGGCGTTTTTGATATAGGGGCCACGACCCAGATCTTGTCTAGAAAATTTCAGACCTGCTGAACGAGAGTGCCTGAACCATAATGGACACAAAGGCTTGGTTTTCGCAGTTGGCGAGTAAATTCAGAATGCGGTATGGGGACGTCAGAACGGATGGGTCACCCTGATACGCGGCGATTCTCGGGGCAGTGTGAACGTTGTCGTACCCGAGTGGGAGCCTGGGCGCTTTCGGATCCCGCGGCTTGTGCGAACTCCCACGTGTGTCTGTCTTGCACCGAGCCGATGGCGAACTCTGGCAGCAGCGTGGGCACCTCGTGGGACACGTTGGCGGCGTCGCTGGCGCCTCCTGTTGGCACGACGCGGGTTAGGTCCATGTCCACGAAGTGGACGCCTGCGTCATTTTAAGACGGCCTCTCACCAGGTCTCACCATTTCGAGctaacaagcgcagagcatacaaggcgtgccaacgatcgtgtttgcaaagtatttcatcgctacgcgccgcggaaaggtctgaaattgcaatccgaatgccgttttccctttccctcgcggcTACCGCGCTCCAACACCACCTCGAGGGTGTTGGCTCCAAGCCGGACAGTGACGTACACGTGTCCGTGCGGCTACGTACTcgtgtctgtagtgtgacgtcaaTCATCGAGACACGTGACTGCGAGAGTTATTCAAGGAAACATATATTATTTGTGTGATATGTTGCTTgaacgatgaattgaagtttagaaaaGTAATGAAACACATATACGGAATGTCAGcgcgttttttttgttgttgttgttgttgttttattccGCACCGAAGCAagggagatgtacttccgcttgtCTGCATGTTCCCAAGGtagtgcagtcacgtgcgcaggtaccgaaactatgctattttctaccgtgttttagcgcgtgatcatgctctgcgatccgcttgtgtctgcctcagtattcgtgtagcactgaattacacCGCTAGTCATGTTTACTCGTGCACAGCGTGCAACATCGTGCGCTGCGGAAAACGGGGCAATCACAACAGCTCgagcgcgacgccgtcagcggaagtgcgcagcgccggaaaaaaaaaagtgaggacaaataaaggaaagaaggcggggcccgtgacacatgcgtcacgcgatcctcgaggtccgttgtagcagaacgcagggaaggaatttcactcgaggaggctagacggggcgagtggagagagatagagattcgTGTTCGGGAAggaaaaattggggtaaagtgcagcgcagtaactgtctctcagttgaggacacctcaaccgcgctgcacgggggggggggggggggggaatgaaaaGAGGGgtgaaagaaagagggaaggagCAGCAGCGGTCGAACCGCTGTAGGCGTGGGGAGGGAGTTCAGAGGCGATCAGCGAGGGCGATGTCCTCCGCGAACACTAGAATCGagcgtctcgcttggcagtggagctcgcctgctgaaatcatgggttcgctgcactgaaatatttcaatatcggctattaatgagccgatttgaaaatttGCTGCAGCAGAACGCTTCCTACAGCCCACGTAACAATTTCCCGCGTGTAACCAAATTTTGCTCTGTTGCCCCTTAAGCACGAAATCgctatgcttaaaaaaaagaagcatcacGGAAGATGAACATTTCTATAGCATTTAATTAATCACTCCACGAAATATTTGCTTCCAATTAATTTCAACTCGTGCGTTAGAtctgcatagtttttttttttgttattgatggGATGCCGATGACGGAGTACCGAATGATGGTTAGACGCGCTGCTTTAATTTTTTGATTTATTAATTGTTTATATACCCACAGCTGTACGAGGCATCACAGTGGGAAAGATTAATACAAATACTCAATGATAAAATTTTGCAGGCATACATGCGAGCAAGAATGAAACACCGTTGCATGCGTAGACGTCACAGAAAATATCTATCATCAGCGGCACTATGTATGGCTAGCATTTGTCGGAAGTTGGGGGTGTTCTGTATATAACAAAATTTACGAATAGAACCGTATACTAACCTACAAAAAATGCCACCCTTAAGTGCCTAGTGTCTAACAACGAATATTTACTTGTAAGATTAAAAAAAGGATGACATAAAAAAAATCTAGCGAAACTTTTTCCTTACTTCTTTCGGCGTGCTCAATGCCGTTTGGAAGTGCTTTGAAATGAATAGTTTGTAAGTGACCACAAAGTTTTAGTTCGCCATGGTTTCTAATTGTCTTATACAAAAGAATTTGAAGTGACCGATGGGCCATATGCATGAGCCATTTTACAGGCAGGATCCCACTAGAGGTAGAAAGAGAGGTAAAGAGGCAGGCGGAAGCGAAggagggaggttaactagactttgtTCAGTTCGCTGCCCGACACGCAGATAGCGGGAGGGGCTGTGAAAAAGACAGTGAAATAACGCTTGAGTCCACATCACTCACAAGCATTAAGCAAGCTGCAGCGTATCAACAGCCGAGCACTCAAGCCTGTCGCCTTCGTGTACAGCAGAAGAGCTCTGTTTGCTTCCTTGGCTGATGGGGCAGAATATTCTCAGTTGTCGGGCACATTCGTCAATTGTCAAATAACTCGAGTACACTCTCAAACAAATGTACACACTTTGAGGTGTATagttgccacacaacaataatcgtcatctgtctttcttgcgtttcctttcttgaaaacgctgcgctcgctactttcctgtcgagaatgatctGTCATGCTAACAACGCGCACGCTGTTCAtggcttggaagtaccgggctcgcagcgttaaagaaaggaaatgcggacaagacagatggcgattattgctgtgtggcaagaTACTACCTGTAGggttttgcttaagagtgtaaaTGGACACGAAGACAAGGAaagtcaaaagcgtggcagtttgggcgagtttggtatgtcatgactgttttaggcttgtagcgcagctcggaagagcaaaaaaggaaggaggtaggggtaatcaaagggagcgctcactctgttttccgttccctttgattacccctacctccttcctttttcgctcttccgagctgcgctacaagcctaaaacagtcatgacaagGAAAGGGACACACCGCTGTCAAACGAGGCTCGTTGGCGAGAGACTCGTATCCCCCGTCTGGTCCATACAATAAGTCCGGTATAGCACACTCACCGAGCTTCGTTCCGTGACTCCTGTAGGCCCTCACGAGCGCGTCGTTGTGCGCGAACAGCCTGCAGCGGCGGCCCCGGGCGATGGTCGCCTTGCAGCCGGTGGCGTGCGCGGCCGCGCAAAGGCAGCGCTCGGCGCGCGCCTGCAGCGCGTCCAGGTCCTCGTCGGGGTCCGGCGTCAGCACGTGGCACACCAGCCGGCTCGACTCGGTGATGATGTTCGGGTACTGGCCGCAGTCCTCGATCAGGGCTGCGCGCGCACGGGGTGTCAGGAAAGGTATGCGAAGGTGAGCTGACTTCGGGCGGCACTTGCCCACATATTCGCGCGTGGTCGGAGGCCTTGGGTTCAGCCCAAGGCGCAGCCCCCGATTTGTTGAACTCAACTGAATCCTCAGCCGCATAATGCCTATAGCCCGCGAGACAAGTCGAAGTTCACTTTGGGcatgccgcaaaaaaaaaaaaaacgatgtgaaGTACAGAGTGGCGACGCTTCTCTCGCAGCACCTCAATTGAAAGGATGAGCCTTGGTCTCCTTTGTACAGATCGATAAATATATAGACAAGCTGCAGAAACTGGCGACACGAAGATGTGGCGGCGAATTAGGTCGGAAGGCGAGAGGGGTAGGCGTGGTCAAGCTTTGCTTTGCCATGATGTTGGTCAATTCGGCCAACAGCGAGTCAGTGTGCATAGCCGTCTGGGCGGTCCACAGTAATTGGTGACCatggtggaagaaaaaaaaaaagactaggaTAGAGAATGACGTCATACCACTAGCTTCAGCAAGGCAACTTCCTCTCACACCACGCCTCCTTTCATTCGAGGCCCCCTGCGCATTGACTCTTCGGAAATAAATCCTCCTTTATTATCAGACATTTCGAGGCTTTGTTCATGGTAGCTCTTAGTGAGGCCCTCGTTCACGTTCGACCCTTGCCACCCGCTCTCCGCTCTACTCTCCCCATAGTAGGTCGCTCTACCTGTGCCCTTCGCGGGTTCGTCCCTTAGAAATTACAACTTGCCTATCGCGTGATGAGCGCCTATTTCCCGTAAGCCTTTACTTTAAATTGTTTATTACTATACTTCAAGACTGTCACGTGATGCTCCCTGCCATACTTCTTCATTCCACCAAAAACAAGGCATTTTACGTATGCTTCACATTCGGTTAATTGACGTAGGCGCTTCTGTTTCGACAAAAGAGGGCAATTCGTAAGCCAGATCGCACATTTAATTGGTTCTGCCATGAGGGCGAGATCGTCTTCCCGTACGTCTAAATCACTTGGAAATATTTCCACGTCATCTTACGTAACTGTGACTTCTTTCTCGACAGCTAATGGCAGCCTGGCGCTGGCACCTTTCCGGCATGAAGAAACGATTCGGTTGGATGAAAACGTGAAATTTGTTCGCAACGGTTTGATAATTGTGGTCACAGGCTAGGCGATAGTGTGGTATAGTCACAATTGACTCCGTAAGGCTTCTGAAACGTATCAAGCAGTTGCACCCGATGAAATGTCTCGACTTTTTTTGTGCTTTCTGCCCTTTGTCAGTGGCTTGCACGCCGCTGCACCGCTCTTGCCACGCCGACCAATCACCCAACAGGTATGACTGCAATTGACTAGAATGCACGCAAAAGAATCCACACAAAATGCGGTCATGGCAGCATTCacaacattgattgattgattgattgattgattgattgattgattgattgattgattgattgattgattgattgattgattgattgattgattgattgattgattgattgattgattgattgattgattgattagcaACACAACAACACTATAACACGCCACAGTGAAAGACCCCCTATTATTTGGCCACATGGAGTCCTCTGTACCGTGCACCGAGAGCACAGTGCACGAGCGTTCTAGTACTCTGCCATGATCACAATGGGGATAACGTACCCGCGGATATCGAATCCGCACTGCTGCGCTCAATGGCACAAGGTCATATCCACTCGGCCATTGTGGCTTGTAGTATAGTGCTCGACCCGCAATGTCCAGTGGCAATTTGGGGACAAACGCCAACATCTCAGCAGCCTCGAGATCATTGATGGCCCTTCAAAGGAAATCCTTTACTTGCCGAGTATCCTGGACGTGTCCTTGATGCGATGCCTGAGCATCGCCAGGCTGAAGTAGGCCGACACGGCCGCGTCTGCAGCGTTCACGCCGTCCCACGGgctgacggctgcgtgcgccgcCTTACCCGTGTACGTCACCGTCAGCTGCGGAGCACATATAGGCACGTGGAACATCAATGCCGTCCAGATTTCTCTTAAAGCGAAACGTTTTGGCCGAGCACTCGCGCACTTTGCTGACCTTGGCGGTGATGTAAGCCCCATATGTAACTGGTCCTGCAAATGTGACGCTGCTTTCCAGCTCTGTGCTCTacggaattacgcaatgaaacaacaaatgtACAACAAACAACAATGGTACCTAAGTGTCCTGACGGCAACAAATATAtacctttgtttttttgttttttgtttgtttgtttgtttgtttgtttgtttgtttgtttgtttgtttgtttgtttgtttgtttgtttgtttgtttgtttgtttgtttgtttgtttgtttgtttgtttgtttgtttcgtgaAGTTAGCCTTAACTGATGCTTTCCGAGGGTTTGGCGACGTCTGCTTGATTGAATTCATAGGCACACAGGTGGCCagtcctgaagatagtgcaatatgaAATTGGGCTGATCCTTGAGACATTGTAAAGAAAGTGCAATACACCGCTGCGTGGTAAATGGTTGCAATATTTTTCCGATTAACCGGGCACGCACGTATAGCCACTATTACGCAAAACGCGCTGCAGGAGGTTGATGTCACAAAAGAAGCTCACGCGAGTGGCTTACCGTACGCAAAAACCCAAACATTGTTTTATTCCTTCGACAGTCCttttacgtgttttttttttttttggggggggggggggcttcaggTCGCCTAGTTATAAAAAAGTAATTAATTGTAGGTGTGCGCAATTGAACGGCCCGAGATCGCTATTTACAGATATCCGAGGCGCTCGTCGACTCTTTTGCGTGTATATTCGGTATAGAGTACCTAGTTAGATATCTATTTACCACAGACAGACCGACGTGCGCAGACTTTATAATGTTGTCTAAAAATGCAAGAAGACCAGCCTACACGGAAGCAGAACAGTGTGTATTTACACGGCTTCAACGCATCTCTGTAAAAGTTAGGAGCGCGTCACCCAAGTGCTACTCTTGCGCCAACGGCGAAAGCTGTATGCGTTGCTTGCAGAAATGCGTGACCCGCGAGTGAGAGCGCCGCACCTTCTGGCTCGCCGAGAAGGCCGTCTTCAGCACGTCCTGGGCGCCTGGGTGGGCCGTCATGGCCACGTTGATGTCGTCGAAGGCGCCCTTCTCAAGAAGCGTTATCTTGCCCACGTTGTCCTCCTCTGCGGGCGTGCCCAGGACCACGATCTGTAACCGTTCGTTGTGCCCTAAAACTCTAACAGAACTTTGATCTTTGGTTCCACAGCGCATTGACCAAACAGCGGAGCTCTAAGGCAAGCGTAGGTGTGGGTTCTGGTACTTTAGGTGGGGTCGATCGCTGCCACGGCCATCATAACTTTTTCGCTGAACGCCGATGCATAACTTTTCCATGGCAGATCAGAGGCTCGGCTAGCTCGATGACTCAGCATTTCTAGCCTGGTCTTCCTCTCGCCTACCATGCACAATGACATTTCCACGGCTTGACGGCGTactaaaattatggggttttgcgtgccaaaaccactctctcattatgaggcacgccgtagtggaggactccggaaatttcgaccacctggggttctttaacgtgcccctaaatctaagcacacgggtgtttttcgcacttcgcccccatcgaaatgtggccaccgtggccgggattcgatcccgcgacctcgtgctcagcagcccaacaccatagccactgagcaaccacggcgggtttgacGGCGTACTTACCATACCATGAAATGTGGTTCTGGCGCAAGGAAAACTAAGCGGGAAGAAGGGACAAAAAAAGCGCCAACTTGCAATTGAATTTATTACGCAGAAACACCCAATCATATACAAGCAGGATTGACATGCGCAATTCCATCCAATGCACTGCACGTGTAATGAACGCGCACTCACGTTATCTCCGTAGCACCGGCTAGACATACCATCAAGATAGAAAAATCAGCACAGCGAATCTAAAAACTGATATTCGTTATTGTACAATGCCGCCGAGGGACACCAATACAAACATGAACCTTTTTCTTTGAGTAATGCGCTTCCAGTAATTCACACGCTGGAGAAGCCCGTCTTTTACCTAGCAGACGCGTGTCCCCAAACTGTTACACGCAGCCGCATGAATTCCAGTGAAAGGGAAAGTGCAAACCTGTTCCATTTTTCAGCGATAAGCTGCGCTCCCTTAATCGGTTATTAGTGCAACGTCATGTTTGGCCGATATATACTCAGGCGCAACTCAGAGGTACTTCGTAAATAGTGCCGACGGCACAGCGCAGAAAAGGCCATGCTGTGCTACTCTGCGCACGGAGGCTTCGCCCTTCGAGAGGCAATATGGCCGCAGGGCCTCGACAGGTTATTTGGCGCGGAGAAAACCAGACACGTCGTTCCGATTCGCAAACTCTCTCAGGTTGCCCGAGACTTCAGTGCACAATAAATGTGCATCTTTcactattgcgataacaattacatGGACACCCCAAGagaattttaatgcgaaagcgttgtGTGTCCCGTGAGGACAAGTGCAATCCGTCTTGCCCATATCTTCTTGTGCGTTTGGTCATGCAGTAAATATTGTCGCCAATCTGTGTCAATCTTTCAAAATGTTGGTTAGCTGTGTTTGGTGGTGGGCGGGCATCTATTGAAGAAAGTGCACGTGTTCTGTATTCCTTTAATCTTAGTCCCATTCTCGCACTGTTTGCAACCAATCTTTCTTTTCTATCTTTCCCATTACCAACTATCAAAAGTAACGCGTTCGGTCACAAGCATGCGTGATGGCATGAAGATTAAAGCCTAATGGGAACCAGATAATTCTTTGACGTCACAAAAGGCAGTTGGTCATTTTTAAATGTTTAGCTATTACGGAAGTCTATTGCCTCGTGTTGTTAGTTTCCTAGTGCACGTGTGTGTCGTCCGCATTCAGGAACAAAAGTTGGCGTGGCTTTTCCCGTATGTTGCCAATGTCGTTGCCTTCCCTAAACTAGAGGCGCATCACAACTTTCTTGTCAGTTGGACGTATAAAGTTATGTACGCTACCTAAACTCGTAGCGGCTTCTGGAACATTTCATAACACTATCAAccgtagcagtagcagtagtaaCGAGCGATTGGAGTGCATCTTTTCCTAGTGGAAGGGGTCTTTAGTACAGGGCTCCTGTGGCTTTAGCTGCCGATCGAGTCCGGTTCACTAGCTGTCGCTGGTCATCCAGGCTAGGACTGAATGTTATTATGATAGATAGACGATGATAGTGGTATAAAGAAGGGAAAGACGCTTAATTCTGCAACTCATGAGGAAGCACAGTGAAGCGTCGTCAAGAAAGAGGGAGTGGGAAGTAAAATATGATAAACAGGGAAGATGAGGCCTTATAGATTCCCCTATGCGTcacaggtggcagtcctcagcAAAGTGGCCAGCGTCGTAGCGGGTGCTCACAGGGTGGCCATTCCAGTGGAATCTGCAAACTCCAGCAGGTTTCGCAACGCAGGGAGCTGGGGACACACTGGGAAAAGCAGGTCAGTCTCTGAAGCCGCTGGAAAGCCGTGACGTCTGTGTGTGGTGATGACTATGGAGCGTTACTGCGAAAAGGATGGGCATGCCTAAAGAATATGCTCCAGAATTTCTGGGTCCCCGTATCTCTTGAATGCAGATGACGTGGCGCGGCCCTTGGGCATACAGCCGGGCCGCAGTCCAGGTGCAGCCACTCCGCAGGCGCAGGAGCGTGGAACGGTCTCTTCTCAAGAGGCCGGCCATTCTCTGGAAGCGGCGTCAGGCCCCTGCCTGACGCCGGGAGTGCGCGTGAACCACACACGGGAGTGCGATGATGATAGAgatctaaggaaaggaaggacgcttggttctgcaacccgtcagggagcacggcgaagcgtcatcaggggtGAGGAAATGggtagtgaaagatgatagagaaagatggaggatgtggcctaatagactccactatgcgcgacaggtggcagtcctcagtaaagttgccagcgttgtagcgggcacttatagggtgtctattcccgtggaacttataaactccagctggcttcgcagcgcagggagctgtggACACACTGGGAACAGCAGGTCACTCTCTGTGGCCACTGGAAGGCCATGGCGTCTGTAGGTCTTGATCACTGTggagcgttcctgcgccaaggatgggcaagcacagagaaggtgctccagagtctcggggtCCCCGCACCTCTTGCAGGCAGGCGACGTGGCGCGGCCCTTGGCGTACAGCCGGGCCGCAGTCCAGGTGCAGCCACTCCGCAAGCGCAGGAGCGTGGAATGGTCTCTTCTCCAGAGGCCGGCCATTATCTGGAAGCGGCGTCAGGCTCCTGCCTGACGCCGGGAGTGCGCGTGAACCACACACGGGAGTGCGGGTGAATGGAGGTGAGCAGGCACCGTAGCCGATATCTTGTGCAGTCCGAAGCCGCTACCGCTCTGGTAACCCGGACTACATCGTGGTGGGTAGCTTTGGCGTGGGTATCCGCCTCCTCGTTACCGGCTATCCCGACTTGTGAAGGCAGCCAGTGGAAGGATACTGAGATTTCGGTGGTGGCTAGAGCCATTAGCTTGGTAAGCAAGCTGAATGTTATGGGCACTTGAAGCGCGTTCGCGTCGCCGTGCTGTCCTGGTATCAACGGTGCACGCGCGGCCCCCGTGGGAAGGGTTAGACATCCAGAGACGCGACAGACGTGAAATGCGTTTGTctgcaaaagcgacgaagccaagAAGACGCGAACTAACGCTCCGCACAGTCAGTTGTTCTGCAgggcagcgttctgccttccACTGCTGGCAATGGCGTTGTAAGCACAAACACTAGCGTTCCTGATGAACACCTACATGTGTGCATACCAAGGGGGTTTGGCGCATACCACAACGTAGTGCCTAGTCACCTGCGCAGAACTGGCACTACACTTCAAGCTACAAATGATATATTTTCTTCTGTCTCATACAGTGCGTCATTGATGTGCGACGCCTGCAACGTCggaggcatagagtttctaaatggTATACTAATACGAAACTCTATGGTCGGAGGTGGTGCTTCTCATCACGCCAGTGTTGTGAGACGCCTGAAAGCTGCGAGGGTGGTGTTTAGGATGTGCAGCATCAGTTACATTGCATGCTACATTCGCGCCAAGGTGTCGCTTAAGTATGCTCTCAAGGCGGCGCCTGTGAAACTTCAGGTGAGCACTGTTCGTACTCGATGGCACCGTATAACATACCTTTCCGCTGAGGTTGGTGACTTTGTTCATGACCTCTTTGACAGCCACGGCGGCGCCGAGCACGCTCTGTGAGACCAGGTTGTGGCCGCAGCCGTGGCCAATGTCGGGCAGGGCGTCGTATTCCGCCATGAGTGCCACCGTGGGGCCTGCGCGAAAGAGTGCGCGATTTTATTGCGTAACCATTCTTTGGCGAGTTCTCCAGCCCTGCCTAGACGAATTCACAGTATAAGGGCTAAAATTGTGCAAATATGATTAGAAAGTTGTTAAATTTCCAATCGTAACTATAGCTCGGAATTTATGTAATTGTGAATGTTACAATGGCGAAAATGGAGTAAGAACGTTCTTGCTGCAATGCACTCGTTTAAATCAAAGTACTGTTTAAAAGTATGCGCTCCCAGGAAGCGGATCCATCCAGTGGATGTAGTAAAAAGCAGTTGGTATGGCCAAGGACGACGTTCTCTCTTCCCTAGTGCGGGCATTCTTCTCGATAGTGCGCTGTTAAGTCTCAATTCAGGAATGCAGCTGATCTCTTTGCTACTTTGTAAAAGATTGTGCGTATTATCATGCACTTTGTGGTGAGCGGCACCGCCATGAGTTCGGACAACCAAGAATATATTCAAATCCAGCTTTTCATTTATAAACGGAGACCATCGCCACTTAATTATTTCGCGCTTATCAAATGTTTGTATCAAGCGCTGTGACGACAGGTGGCGCGTACGACAGACACAGAGAAGCCTATGCTACTTACCT from Dermacentor albipictus isolate Rhodes 1998 colony chromosome 7, USDA_Dalb.pri_finalv2, whole genome shotgun sequence includes the following:
- the LOC135904433 gene encoding uncharacterized protein isoform X3 is translated as MAADFSSLVRNVLEAKANELWDVSKFLWANPETALRETKAHDRLCEFLERQGFNVSRRHYMDTAFRAEYSAPGGTDGPTVALMAEYDALPDIGHGCGHNLVSQSVLGAAVAVKEVMNKVTNLSGKLTVTYTGKAAHAAVSPWDGVNAADAAVSAYFSLAMLRHRIKDTSRILGNPDRGLRPVPEHHHRVEPAGVPRADAGPRRGPGRAAGARRALPLRGRARHRLQGDHRPGPPLQAVRAQRRAREGLQESRNEARRPLRGHGPNPRRANRRRQRRRQRVPRGAHAAARVRHRLGARQTHVGVRTSRGIRKRPGSHSEGEPDAGANSPGRVRRPPAAAQGAQGPRGMEGGQAVSMHLPYDGGLWLEGRLRTPRMQSEFQLTYCRASAEMPAIDLCCIAISAICK
- the LOC135904433 gene encoding xaa-Arg dipeptidase-like isoform X2, which encodes MAADFSSLVRNVLEAKANELWDVSKFLWANPETALRETKAHDRLCEFLERQGFNVSRRHYMDTAFRAEYSAPGGTDGPTVALMAEYDALPDIGHGCGHNLVSQSVLGAAVAVKEVMNKVTNLSGKIVVLGTPAEEDNVGKITLLEKGAFDDINVAMTAHPGAQDVLKTAFSASQKLTVTYTGKAAHAAVSPWDGVNAADAAVSAYFSLAMLRHRIKDTSRILALIEDCGQYPNIITESSRLVCHVLTPDPDEDLDALQARAERCLCAAAHATGCKATIARGRRCRLFAHNDALVRAYRSHGTKLGVHFVDMDLTRVVPTGGASDAANVSHEVPTLLPEFAIGSVQDRHTWEFAQAAGSESAQAPTRRASQMLALTALDVFADPQLLPRARKDLAEWKAARRSPCTCPTMAGSGSKAV
- the LOC135904433 gene encoding xaa-Arg dipeptidase-like isoform X4, with the translated sequence MAADFSSLVRNVLEAKANELWDVSKFLWANPETALRETKAHDRLCEFLERQGFNVSRRHYMDTAFRAEYSAPGGTDGPTVALMAEYDALPDIGHGCGHNLVSQSVLGAAVAVKEVMNKVTNLSGKIVVLGTPAEEDNVGKITLLEKGAFDDINVAMTAHPGAQDVLKTAFSASQKLTVTYTGKAAHAAVSPWDGVNAADAAVSAYFSLAMLRHRIKDTSRILALIEDCGQYPNIITESSRLVCHVLTPDPDEDLDALQARAERCLCAAAHATGCKATIARGRRCRLFAHNDALVRAYRSHGTKLEGEPDAGANSPGRVRRPPAAAQGAQGPRGMEGGQAVSMHLPYDGGLWLEGRLRTPRMQSEFQLTYCRASAEMPAIDLCCIAISAICK
- the LOC135904433 gene encoding uncharacterized protein isoform X1, yielding MAADFSSLVRNVLEAKANELWDVSKFLWANPETALRETKAHDRLCEFLERQGFNVSRRHYMDTAFRAEYSAPGGTDGPTVALMAEYDALPDIGHGCGHNLVSQSVLGAAVAVKEVMNKVTNLSGKIVVLGTPAEEDNVGKITLLEKGAFDDINVAMTAHPGAQDVLKTAFSASQKLTVTYTGKAAHAAVSPWDGVNAADAAVSAYFSLAMLRHRIKDTSRILGNPDRGLRPVPEHHHRVEPAGVPRADAGPRRGPGRAAGARRALPLRGRARHRLQGDHRPGPPLQAVRAQRRAREGLQESRNEARRPLRGHGPNPRRANRRRQRRRQRVPRGAHAAARVRHRLGARQTHVGVRTSRGIRKRPGSHSEGEPDAGANSPGRVRRPPAAAQGAQGPRGMEGGQAVSMHLPYDGGLWLEGRLRTPRMQSEFQLTYCRASAEMPAIDLCCIAISAICK